CGCTCATCCGGCTGTTCTCCGGACAGCCGCTCCCGGACGCCGCGAAGCTGACGTTCTACCGGTCCGACTTCTACGGCAACCCGGCCAAGGAGTTCACCCACGAAGCTCTGCGCGGGCCGTCCGACTGGTCCGTCGGCGACCGTGAGCTGATGGCGGCGTACGTGTCCAAGCTGAACCAGTCCGCCTTCTGCGTGGGCGCCCACACCGCGACTGCGAGCCTCGCCTACCAAGACGCTCCGCGGGTCGCGGCGATCCTGGACGACCTGGAATCGGCGTCGATCGATGAGCCGCTCCGGGCAACGCTGCGCATGCTCGGCAAGTTGATCCGCACCGGACGCGTCGACGCCGACGACCTCCGTGAAGTCCTGGCCGCCGGTGTCTCACCCCAGCAGGTCAAGGACGCGCTCGCGGTGTGCGCCGCGTTCAACACGACCAGCCGCCTCGCCGACGCCTTCGGCTTCGAACTCCTCACCCCGAAAGGCTACGAAGCAGGAGCCAAATACCTCCTCAAACGCGGCTACCGGTAAACCGCCTCACGCCTTAGGTGCCTCAGGCAACTCGACGTGCCGAACCTTGTAGTCGCCCTTGGTCACAGGGGCGAACGGGGCCGGGGCCATGCACGTTCCCACGGGGGATTCCTCCCACTCGCCCTGCGGGTTCTGGTTCAGGTTGACGACCGTCCAGGACAGGCCGACGCGGTCGTGCCGGCCGTTGTCCTGGACGCTGAAACCGAGGCGCTGGCCGACCCAGTCCTGGATCGGCTCGTCCGCCCGGGTGATCTTCGCAGTGAGGGTGGCCGTGCCGGGCGCAGTGACGAGGCAGTCGACTGTTCCCTCGGCACGGATGGTCTGCTTCAGGGCGGCGACATAGTGCGAGATTTCGACCGTGCCGCGCGCGTCGGTCGGCAGACCCTGCGGCGCACCGGGGATCGGACGGGTGTACGGCGTCGCCGTGGCGTCGAACGCGAAATGCCGGACGTCGTCGTCCGGATGGAACGGCAGCATGAAGTCGGCCGCGCCGGACACGCGCGCCACCTTCGCCTTGGCCGGTTCAGCCTGCGCGGTGGTGATACCGGCGACAGCAGTCGCACCGACAACGGCCAGAACAGCGAGCTTTCCCATGAGGTTCATACGACGATCCTCTAGAACCGCCCGCCCCGAGCCCTCCCCCACAAGAGGGGACCGTCTCCCCCACAGGTATCTGCTAACCCGCAGGAGTTGTCAGTGCCTCGGCTATGCGTTGGCGGGACCTGTAGTAGTGGTTCGGGTCGAGGACCGGGCGGTTGAAGCGGAGGGTTCGGTCGGGGTCGATGAGGTCGAGGGCTGCCGCGTTGCCGTGGGCGGCGCGTACTGCCTGGAGGGCGCGGTGGTCCCACATTGCTTGTGCGAAGACGCGGTGGCGGAGCGACGGCCAAGGCCTGCCGTCCGGGCCGGGGTAGACAGCAAAGGGGTCGCCGGACGGGAACGCACCGCCGGCCGAGGTGTCCGCGAACGGATCCACCCGCCGGATCGAGTACTGGGTGTACCAGAAGTTGAATCCCCAGTGCAGGAACCCGTCCACACCGGCTGCGAACAACTGGTGCCCGATCGCCCGGTTCCGCGCCGAAGGCATCCCGATGAACCGGTTGGCCACATCGCGGTCCTGACTCACGCAGTAGTACACCCACATGCGTTCCGGCCGCTCGGCCAGGAACGGCTCCACGTGATCAGTCGCGACGACGGGCACCTCCACGGCGCCTGACGTGTAGAAGGAGTGCTCGCTGAGGGCGTCGACGACCGTCCAGCCCTTCAGGAGATCGGCGACGACAGCCTTCGCCGCGAGGTAGCTCGCCAGCCCGTCCTCCCCCGACGGCTCGTCGGAGATGTGGAAGACGACATGGTCGCGATCCCATTCCTCGTCGAGCACGACCTGCAGCGCCGGCAGCAGCGCTTCCATCAATTCCCGATACCGTCCGTCGGTCGCGGGCACGTCCCACCCGAAGACGCGCTCCTCGCCCACCACGACGCCGGGCGTGGCATTCGCGCCCCACTGGGTGAAGAGATGCGCGACCTCGACCCCGGTGATCCCGGTACGGCGGCACAGGTCGAGCCAGCGCCGCAGTCGATCGAACCCGAACGCGTACCCGTCCTCGGTCGCCGTGATGTCGATCAGCTGGACAACGGTGCGGTACGTACCGACCGCGGTGTCGAGCGGCGGCGTCCAAACCGGCGCGAGCAACGACGTCGCACCCATCTCGGCCGCGGATGCCATGAAGCGCTCCACGATGGTCCAGTGCTCTTCGCTGAACACCTCGACGCCGTAGTGGTCCGCGAGCGAGTCGAGGTGCATCCAGTGACTCGACACGATGTCGAGCGGCGGCAACTCGACCCCGGTGAGCTCGACGGAGACCGCCGTACGGTGCAGCTCGGAGCCGTCTGGCGCGCTCAGCACGATTGTGAGTTCATGTACGCCGGCACGCGCCGGATCGGTCGTGGTGACGTCGAACCACAACGCACTCCAGCTGCCGAACCGCACCGGTGCTTCGCCGTTCGGCACCGGGCGCAGCACATCCGGGTAGAGGCCAGGCTCGTCGAACTCGTACCCGTCGTCATGCCCTGGGAGGGCGACGAAGGTGCAAGGCACGAGGTCGACACTCGACACGGCGACCAGGTCCGCTGCCGCGCCCTCAACTCGCACCCGCAGCGGGCGCGAGTCGCGGAACTTCGGCTCGAGCGGAGGGCGGTACGCGAGCTGGAACGACGCGGGCTCACCGAGGAAGGCCTGGAACCGGGTTTCGGCGGACACCGGGCGCGGGTCCCGCACCGGGTGCACCTTCACGAGCGCATCGCAGAGCACGAACTCCCACTTCGCGGTCACTTCGGACCACTCCTTCCGACCGGCACGTCATCCAACGCTCATGCGTAATAGTGGACTCTATGATGCAGATTCGCGCATCAACGCACAACCGCCGTCCCACGATGAGGCTCACTGCTCGGCAGGGGTCAACGCGCGTTCCGAATAGTCGTGCAGGACGAGGGCCGTGGTCACCGCGCCGAAGCGGGCGAGGCTGTCGATGATGGTCTCGAGGCGACGCGCGTCGGAGCAGTGAACGTCGCAGAGCAGGCAGTCCTCGCCGGTGACCCTTCTGATCGCGGTGATGTCGGGGGTCCGGGCGGCCAGCGCGAGGGCCTGTTCGAGTTGCGCGTGCGAGGTGCGCAGCCGGATGTGGGCGGTGATGCCGAGCCCGAGCTTGGCGGGGTCGACGATCGCTCGATAGCCCGTGATGACGCCGGTCTTCTCGAGTCGCTGGACCCGCGCGCTCGCGGCCGGCTGCGACAGCCCGACCCGGCGGCCAAGCTCGGCGCCGGTCAGTCGGCCCTCGAGCTGGAGCAGGGCGAGGATCCGCCGGTCGATCTCGTCGAGTGATTCCATGGTTGTCGCCGCCAATGTCTTTGTGATCACTTGCCACGCTGTCGTGGATCTGTTGATTCGATCAGACTCAGAGCCTCAAGCGTCCCATGGTCGTGGGTTGCGCAAGTGAAAGCGAGGTCAGCAGTGACAGCGTTCGTCATCCTCCCGGGCATCGACGGCTCCGATGGTGTGCACTGGCAAACACGCTGGGAACAGGCCTGGGGCGACCGCGCCGTACGGATCGTGCCCTCGTCGTGGAGTGAGCCTGAGCTGGACGACTGGGTTGCCGCGACACAGCGGGCGTACGACGATGCACGCGGCCGTGACGATGACGTGGTGCTGGTGGCGCACAGCCTGGGCTGCTGGACCGCCGCCGCTTGGCTCGCCGCGGGAGGATCGGCCACAGCCGCACTCCTCGTAGCACCTCCAGACACTCAGCACCCCACGTTCCCCGACCGCGCGCGAACGTTCCAGGCCGTCCCGACGCAGCCCCTCCCCTGCCCTTCGCTGCTGGTGGCCAGCACGGACGACCCGTACTGCACAGCAGCACGAGCAACCACCTTCGCCGACGCGTGGAAGGCGGACTGTCACCTCGTGGACAACGCCGGCCACCTCAACTCCGCCACCAACCTCGCCGACTGGCCCCTCGGCCGCGACCTACTCAACGGCCTACTCGCAAACGCCCCGACCTAGCAGTCGACATGCCGCGGAGCTCGCACGGGACGGTGCGGTCTCGTACCGTCGGCTGAGGTCGAGCGGGAGGTGGTGTGGGAGGTGGTGGGTGTGTGGGATCGGTGTGCGGTGGTGTGTGTTGGGGATCTTGTTGAGGACGTGGTGGTTTGGGCGGCGGGGGTGGCGCGGGGTGGGACCGACAACCCGGCGCGGATCAGCCGGACACGCGGCGGCGCGGCGGCGAACGTGGCTGCCTTTGCCGGGCGGCTCGGGACGGCGGTGCGGTTCGTTGGGCGGGTCGGAGACGACGCGGTCGGCGCGGCTCTGGTGCGGGACCTGACCGACGCCGGGGTTGACGCGAAGGTCCAACGGCAAGGGCGGACCGGCGCCATCGTCATCATCGTGGACCCGTGCGGTGAACGCACGATGTACCCGGACCGGGCCGCCGCAGCCGAGTTGGCCGACGTACCGGACCTGTGGCTGTCCGGCGCGCGAGTCGTCCACCTATCGGCGTACTCCCTCGTCGGCCCGTCGCTGTCCGTCCTCCGCCGCGCCTCGCAGATCGCGCACGCAGAAGGCGCGATCCTCACCATCGACGCGTCCTCGATCGCACTCATCGACTCCATCGGGCCCGCACAGTTCCGCGACCTGATCAGCAGGCTCCAACCGACCTACCTCTTTGCCAACGGCATCGAAGCCGACGTCGGCTCCCTGCGCGACCTCGCGACATCCGGTACGACGGTTGTGGTCAAGAACGGCGTCGAACCCACCGAGATCCATCTCGCCGGCAACGGGACAACAACTGTCCCGGTTCCCCCGGTCGACGAAGTACGCGACACGACCGCTGCGGGCGATGCGTTCGCAGCAGGCTTCCTGTCCGCCGTACTCGACGACGCCGACCCCGTCGACGCGGTCAAGGCGGGCCATACCCTTGCCAGGCGGGTTCTCGGCGAGCCCGGTGCCACGCTGTCCATGACCGCCGACGAGATCGGAACCGCGCGTGATTGAGCCCATCCTGTCCGACGACGTGGCCCAAGCCCTGGCCGAGCACCGCGCCGTCGTCGCGCTCGAGTCGACGATCTTCTCCAACCTCGGACTGCCCGCCCCGGCCAACGCCGAAGCACTCGAGCTCTGCAAACAGGCGGTACGAGACCACGGCGCGGTACCGGCCGTCGCCGCGATCCTCGACGGTCAAGCACACCTCGGCCTCTCGCCGGACGAAGAGAAGCGAGTACTGCAAGGCACCCGCAAGGTCGCCGAGCGCGATCTTGCGGTCGCGCAGGCACAGGGATGGGACGTCGGCGTCACGACCGTCTCGGCCACCGTCTCGCTCGCGCACGCCGCCGGCATCTCGGTGTTCGCCACCGGCGGTATCGGCGGGGTCCACCGCGGATCGGAGCTCAGCGGAGACGTCTCGGCCGACCTGGACGCCATCGCCAACCACCCGGTCATCACCGTCTGCGCCGGCGCCAAGGCGTTCCTCGACCTACCCCGAACACTCGAGTATCTCGAGACCGCCGGCGTACCGGTCCTGGGTTGGCAGCACGGCTGGTTCCCGGCCTTCTACACGCGGTCGAGCGGCCTGC
This Kribbella sp. NBC_00482 DNA region includes the following protein-coding sequences:
- a CDS encoding carboxymuconolactone decarboxylase family protein, producing MHLDILNHGYRLGTKLMFALIRLFSGQPLPDAAKLTFYRSDFYGNPAKEFTHEALRGPSDWSVGDRELMAAYVSKLNQSAFCVGAHTATASLAYQDAPRVAAILDDLESASIDEPLRATLRMLGKLIRTGRVDADDLREVLAAGVSPQQVKDALAVCAAFNTTSRLADAFGFELLTPKGYEAGAKYLLKRGYR
- a CDS encoding DUF4091 domain-containing protein, which codes for MTAKWEFVLCDALVKVHPVRDPRPVSAETRFQAFLGEPASFQLAYRPPLEPKFRDSRPLRVRVEGAAADLVAVSSVDLVPCTFVALPGHDDGYEFDEPGLYPDVLRPVPNGEAPVRFGSWSALWFDVTTTDPARAGVHELTIVLSAPDGSELHRTAVSVELTGVELPPLDIVSSHWMHLDSLADHYGVEVFSEEHWTIVERFMASAAEMGATSLLAPVWTPPLDTAVGTYRTVVQLIDITATEDGYAFGFDRLRRWLDLCRRTGITGVEVAHLFTQWGANATPGVVVGEERVFGWDVPATDGRYRELMEALLPALQVVLDEEWDRDHVVFHISDEPSGEDGLASYLAAKAVVADLLKGWTVVDALSEHSFYTSGAVEVPVVATDHVEPFLAERPERMWVYYCVSQDRDVANRFIGMPSARNRAIGHQLFAAGVDGFLHWGFNFWYTQYSIRRVDPFADTSAGGAFPSGDPFAVYPGPDGRPWPSLRHRVFAQAMWDHRALQAVRAAHGNAAALDLIDPDRTLRFNRPVLDPNHYYRSRQRIAEALTTPAG
- a CDS encoding Lrp/AsnC family transcriptional regulator — encoded protein: MESLDEIDRRILALLQLEGRLTGAELGRRVGLSQPAASARVQRLEKTGVITGYRAIVDPAKLGLGITAHIRLRTSHAQLEQALALAARTPDITAIRRVTGEDCLLCDVHCSDARRLETIIDSLARFGAVTTALVLHDYSERALTPAEQ
- a CDS encoding RBBP9/YdeN family alpha/beta hydrolase, whose protein sequence is MTAFVILPGIDGSDGVHWQTRWEQAWGDRAVRIVPSSWSEPELDDWVAATQRAYDDARGRDDDVVLVAHSLGCWTAAAWLAAGGSATAALLVAPPDTQHPTFPDRARTFQAVPTQPLPCPSLLVASTDDPYCTAARATTFADAWKADCHLVDNAGHLNSATNLADWPLGRDLLNGLLANAPT
- a CDS encoding carbohydrate kinase family protein; translation: MCVGDLVEDVVVWAAGVARGGTDNPARISRTRGGAAANVAAFAGRLGTAVRFVGRVGDDAVGAALVRDLTDAGVDAKVQRQGRTGAIVIIVDPCGERTMYPDRAAAAELADVPDLWLSGARVVHLSAYSLVGPSLSVLRRASQIAHAEGAILTIDASSIALIDSIGPAQFRDLISRLQPTYLFANGIEADVGSLRDLATSGTTVVVKNGVEPTEIHLAGNGTTTVPVPPVDEVRDTTAAGDAFAAGFLSAVLDDADPVDAVKAGHTLARRVLGEPGATLSMTADEIGTARD
- a CDS encoding pseudouridine-5'-phosphate glycosidase, which gives rise to MIEPILSDDVAQALAEHRAVVALESTIFSNLGLPAPANAEALELCKQAVRDHGAVPAVAAILDGQAHLGLSPDEEKRVLQGTRKVAERDLAVAQAQGWDVGVTTVSATVSLAHAAGISVFATGGIGGVHRGSELSGDVSADLDAIANHPVITVCAGAKAFLDLPRTLEYLETAGVPVLGWQHGWFPAFYTRSSGLPVPHRVDDERVVCDVLRFRARPATGVLLTVPIPVEDEIPAARIDAVLTAALEASVRAGVAGPAVTPYVLARIEKETDGQSIPANLALARNNAAVAARIAVALTQ